A region from the Phycisphaeraceae bacterium genome encodes:
- the nuoK gene encoding NADH-quinone oxidoreductase subunit NuoK, protein MQGVLDNLTLAHFLLTGAVLFVLGLVGFLTRRNLIVMFLCTEMMFQGVAVSLVAFSKYHGNDTGQTFVIFVLTIAAAEAALALGLVVLLFRRRRTLDADAWSEMKG, encoded by the coding sequence ATGCAAGGCGTACTCGACAACCTGACTCTCGCTCACTTTCTCCTCACCGGGGCGGTTCTCTTTGTGCTGGGGCTGGTGGGATTTCTCACCCGGCGGAACCTGATCGTGATGTTTCTCTGTACGGAAATGATGTTTCAGGGCGTCGCGGTGTCACTGGTTGCGTTCAGCAAATATCACGGCAACGACACGGGGCAGACGTTCGTTATTTTTGTGCTGACGATCGCCGCCGCCGAGGCTGCGCTGGCGCTGGGTCTGGTCGTGCTGCTGTTCCGGCGGCGAAGAACGCTGGACGCCGATGCGTGGTCTGAGATGAAGGGATGA